The stretch of DNA TAGTCGATGCTGTTGAGGCGAACATCGCGACCACATCGCCCTTTCGCACCCTCGTTCATGCAAACCGGCGGCGGCGCGATCGACCTGGTGGCGAAGTTCGCTTCAAAGATCACGATCCGTCCGGATTCGGCATCGATGAACGCGGGCTTATCCGCGAGACGAGTGGCGTTGCGCAGCGCGACGGTCGGAAATGGAGCATTCGGGATATCGACGTCTGGAATGTGGCTTCGGTAGTTCATCGTCGGTCTCCTGTCGTCAGGTGGGGCAAGCGCTTGTCGAATTGCCATCCCGGTTGGCTTGCCGGGGTTACTGACATCCTAGGTTCCCGCGGTTCGATGGTCGTCCGCCGATCGGCGGATTTCACGCCCGACGGTGTCGCCTTCCCATCCATACGTAATGACGTATCGGTGGTAATAACGTGTCAGACGATCTCCAGTTCGACCGCTCACGCGGCAGCCGCCAGCCGTTATTGACGTCCGAGCTTGGCGAGAATGTGCTGTACGTGTGTCTGCGCGGTGCGCTCGCCTGACGAAAAAGCTGTTCGCCGATTTCCCGATTGGAGCGGCCGTCCCGAACGAGGCCGGAGGACTTCGATCTCACGTGGGAATCAGACCGAACTGCGGTCCATTGGCGTCGGATGGAACGGGGTATGCTGCCGGTGGCGCGAGTCGATGCGCAGAGTTCACCAACGATCTCCTGCAGTAGTGTAATGGCTCCTGTTCGCCAGAGCGCTTGCATGCGCTCTTGTCCCATCTACGTGCCGAGTCGCTCGGCTTCTTGGTCGTAACGACTTCGATTTGGAGGAGGGATCGCCCCAATCAGGCGGCTTAGGCTGATCGGCGCCCGGTGTGACCGCTGCCCGCTCGTACGAGCCGGACGCGGCGAAGATGCGGCCCAACCCTCGAAGGCAATAGCTGTTCCAGGTTGTCGCCCAATTTCCAGCGGAACGCAAGGCTTTCCCGATAGAGGTTGTTCTGCCCGTTGAAAATCGCCGCGACTGCGCGCGACCTTTGCCAGATGGGACAGCACCATTCCCTGCCCAAAGTCGTTGCCATCAGCACGCGTGAACACCAGCGCTTCCTCGAACTGTTGTTCCGCGAGGGTGATCTTTACCTTGCTCGAAGTTGGCATGCCCAAGCCCCTGCAGTCCCTGGACGATCCAGAACGGCGGTTTGCTCGACGATAGTGCACCATCGATCGCTCGAACGCATCTACGCAGCGGTTCGATCCCCCCATCCATGCGTGTCGGCGCTCCCATGACATGAAGTGTCTGCGCGACAAGAAGAAGTCGTCACCTTCAGCGACGCTCATCGCGAGCAAGGGCTCCCAAAATATCCGCTGCGCGTTCGGCTCTCTGGTTAGAGAGCTGAGCCGCTACGGACAGCAACCATCCGCGCAATGGACCCGGGCTTGATCAGATCGTCGAGCACGAGCACCTGCTCCTTGGGAGCGTGATTCGGTGAAGTTCCTTTCGTATACCAATGGCGCGCGGGTGCGATGGCAAGATGGCTGGCCCGCTCGAGATCGCGTTGTTCAGCAAGAACGTGAGCGCGGATCGCACGTTGTCGATTTCGGCATCAGAAGAAGGCGGACCATTCCGCCTGCTTGGGACCGAACTTCTGTTCTGCCAGACGCCTAGTCGGTCGATGAACCAGCCATTCCGCCAGGGCACTCATGGCGGTGTCTGCCTCGTCGTGGAATGCGAGTTGCTCCAGGCCATAGGCTCGCACGGTTTCGAGCGTCAAATCGCGATTCGCCGGATGGTTGATCGATCTGCACTAGGGCTCTTGTCGACCAACGATATGATCCCTTCAGACGGTGCGAACTCTGGTTCGTTTTCCATTTGGCCAAGGACAGCAGCCGCCGATTCGGTAGTGCGGCCGCCGGGAAAGACCGCGAGCCGGCGAAAAAGCACACTTTCGTCGTCAGACAGAGGTCTGCTCAGGCGACGGCATCGCGCATCGTGCGCAGCCGGTCAGGCACATCGCGCCCTTCCCGGTTGAGGCGCCAGCCGGTCGACCAGCCGTGCCTGGATTGCCCGCGGGAGAGGAACTTCACCCTGGAGCAGCGAGCTCGACCGCCAGCGGGAATCCATCGAGCCGGATGCAGATGTCCGCGACCGTCGCGGCTGTCTCTGGTGTGACGGAAAAGTCGGGATCAGCCGCTTGGGCGCGTTGCGTGAAAAGCCGGGCCGATTCCGAGGCAACAACTGATCGACCGTGGAATGTCGCGCGGGAAGCGACATGGTGGGCACAGGGAATTCATGCTCGCCGGCGATGTGCGGCGGCTCGCGACTGGTTACGAGCATGGTGAGGTTTGGACTGTGGGCCAGCAAATCGGAGAGTTCGGGCGCAGCCGCCATGACTTGTTCGAGGTTGTCGATCACAGCAAGAAGTTGCGCCCAGCAAGATAGGCCAGCAAGCCGTCTGGGTGACTACTCACAGACCGTCAGCAAAGCGCTTGCGCCATGGCAGGTAGCACAAGTTGCAGTTCGCGGATCGCAGCCAGCGGGAGAAATCACATTGCCTTCGAACCTATCGACCAGATCGGCCGCGATCTGCAACGCCAGACGGGTCTTGCCGGCCCCCGCCGGGACCAGTCAGGGTGACGAGCGGCACATCGTCTCGTAGCAGAAGCGCGGCGATGGTGTCGCGCTCCCGTTCGCGACCGATCAGTGGCGTGCGTGGCAAAGGAATATGGAGCTCAATTGTCGAGATGCTCCTTACGATCCGGCTCCGAGTTGGCTGATTCGCTGACCGAGGCCATCATCATGATGCTGCTGTTGCTTGCCGTCAATTTATGGTCAAACCGGCAGGTAGCTACTCTATTCCGTGTTCCACCGCAAGCGCGGCAGCAGCAGCGCGTGTGTTGACGTCCATCTTGTCGAAATGCTGCTGGACGTGTGTTTGGGCTGTCCGCTCGCTGACAAAGAGCGCCTCTGCGATCTGCTTGTTCGAGCGGCCGATGCGAAATGTGCCGAAGGACCTCTCTCTCACACGGTTTGTAAGGTCGAAGGCTTCCTGCGCAATTTCGATTGGCCGAGCGGCAGTCACGTCCAGGTCCGGTTCGAACGACCGTGGCGACCTCCTCAAGGGTGTTTGTCTGCCGTGTTCAACAGGCTGCGAGGCGATCGTCGCCCAGGTGTCTGCAGGCTGTGGTGCGCGCCTGCGCGTGGCGGGGTGCGGACCTGGCAACTCTGCGCCAATTGCCTCGCGCAGCGCATCAGCTGCGCCGAACAGCTGAGCCGCTTCCTCGTGTCGCCCTACCAGCACTTCCGATCTGGCCGAGCCCGCGTAGACATCCCTGGCCCAATTCGCTCTGGTGCTCCCAACGAAGCGCAAGGCTCTCTACGAAGAGACTACGGGCGTGCCTGGGATCGCCTCCAGGCTCGGGCGATCTTGAAAGCGGTTGTCAATATCATGCCGGCATAAGCG from Thermomicrobiales bacterium encodes:
- a CDS encoding LuxR C-terminal-related transcriptional regulator, which translates into the protein MTAARPIEIAQEAFDLTNRVRERSFGTFRIGRSNKQIAEALFVSERTAQTHVQQHFDKMDVNTRAAAAALAVEHGIE